Genomic DNA from Planctomycetia bacterium:
AACCATGGCACGTCGAACTGCGCGAATGCGATCAGCAAGAACGCGAGTGGCGCGAGCACTATCAATGCCAGCAAGGTGAACATGAGCACGGTCGGCGCCATCCTGCTATAGCGAATGAGGTCTTGCGTCACTTGAGGAAGTTTTGCATCGAAGTCCCAAAAGATTTTTTCAAGTGCGGGAATGACGAAATACATGAACCAAGCCGTCATGCCAACCGTAATGGCCAGCAACTGTGCGAGGTAGATGCTCCGCGTACCCAACTCTTGCCAGAACGGCCGCTTCAGGTTGGCAACTCGCGCTGCTTCCCGCAACGCGCCGGGCAGGTCGCCGCAGGCTGTGCCAACACAGACCGCGGCGGCGCCGTCGGGCGTCAGCAGTCCTCCCAAGACCCCCTGGTCTTGAGCCAGCGCGACGCTCAACGATTGCCCGGCCTGCAACCGCTGTGCAAATCGCAGGACGCGCCAACGATATCCGCCCCGGCATTCTCCGGCGAATGCCGACACGCTGCCAGCCAGCGGCATCTTCCGAGCCATGGTGAGCGCCATGATCCACACCAACGTCTCACGATCCAACCGCCGTCGCGCGACGCCGTCGAAAATCATCACCGTGATGACCAGGATCAATGCCAGCACATTGACATTGAAAAACGCGATCAAGGCGAGCAGGCAAAGCACGTTCGCCACGAGACGCATCAGCAAGACTGAGAAGGACCACGCGCTGTTGGTCGACCGCAACTCGCACCACCGCGCCAGCAGAAACAGCCCCACGCTCAACAGCGCCAGCACGCAACCAATCGCCATGATGATCAGCAGGTTGGTCATGGGGGAGGTAGGTGGTAGGTGGAGTAGGTGAAGTAGGTAGTAGGTGAAGTAGGCGAGGCCTACGCCAACGTCTCCAACAACTCGATCAACGGCAACATCATCGCGATGACGATCAGGCCGAAAAAGAAGAGCGCGATGGTCAGGCCCAATGCCGGCGCGATCATCGCGGTAAACGTCAATTGGCCGACCGCGCGCGCTTCGTACATTTCTCCGGCCAGCAGCAGGGCTTCCCCCAGGCTGTTCTGGTCTTCGCCCCAGGCAATCACTTGCGCCAGCCCGGCCGGCAACGAACGATCGGCGGCCAGGCGCGCGCCAAGCGGTTTTCCCGCCAAGAGCGCGGTGACGACTTGCCCGACCGAACGGCGCAACTCGGGATCACCGGTCGCGCCTGCCGAGAGGTGCAACGCGTCCGGAAGTGGAACGGAGTGTCGCACCAACAGTGCCGCCAGCCGCGTAAACTGCGCCAGCACGGTGAATCGCCACAGTCGCCCAATGAGCGGCAAGCGATAGGCGAGTCGCCGGCGAAAGGCGCTCCGCGATCCCAGTAACAACAGCGCCCACGTCGCCGCCAACGCGGCCGCGGCGCCCACGATGAAATACGCGACGCCGCTGGAGACCATCAGCACGCCTTGGGTCAGGGGCGGGAGCGCTCTGCTGAATTCTTCGAACATGTCGCGAAATTGGCTGATCACAAACCGTTCCATCAGCACCAACGCAACCATGCAGACGATTACCAGCAGTCCCGGGTAGATCAGCAGATTGCGCATCCGCCGCTGCAACTCGCCCAGCCGCGCGCGGTTGTGCAGATGTTCTTCGACGACTTCGACGAAGCGCCCCGACTTGATTCCTGCCAACAACAACGCCCGCACCGATGGTGGCACCAGCGGCCCGAGTTGATCGAGCGCTTCGCACAAACTCTTGCCGCCTTCGAGTTGTCCGGCCAGTTCACCGAGCGCGCGACGCAGACGCGCGCTCGGTTGCTCAGCCCCGAGCGCCCGCAGCCCGGCCGGCAACGGCAATCCGCGTTCCGCCAATTGCGCAATCTGCCGCACTAATTCTGCGGAGTCTTCGTCCGAGAGCTGTTGTCCAAACCAGACGCGCCGCGGCTTCTCATCCCTTGCGGAGGAATCCCACGGCGACTTGGGCGTTTGGATGGACATGCGGCAATTGTTCGGATGCGGAGCGAAAGGAGACTATGGAGTTACTTCATTTCACAATCTGCTGGAGCAACTGCGTCCAAGGGTACACGACTAACAACATCAGCGCGGCAGTGACGCCGCCGCCAACCAATGCCGTCAACAAGCTGGGCAGACAAATCTTCGCCAGCTCGGCGTTGGCCACGGCGCGATGTTGGTACGTTTCCGCCGCGTGGCGCATCGATCGGCCGAGCGTCTGGTTCGCGGCGGCGCTGCCCATCAACCAACGGAGCAGCGGCGTGAACGCGCCTTCGTCCGCGCAGACTTCGGCGAGCGGCCGGCCGGCTTCAATCGCCGCCGCGCCGGCGAGCGCATCGGCTTTCAGGCGAGGATCTACCGTCGCCTCGGCGGCGAGGCGCAAGCTCTCCCCCAGCGGCACGCCGTTCTCCACCAGCAGCGCCAGTTGATCGGAGAAATGGGCTCGCCGCGCATTGTCGATCGCCGCGCGCACCCAAGGCAAGCAGCGAAACACCGCCGTGCGCCACCCGCCGCGGACAATCCCGGCGCCGGAGACCGCGCTCCACAGCAAAAGGATCAGCGCGACGACTGCCGGGATCGCGATCCACCACCCGATCCGGCGTTCCGACCACGCCTCAAAAAAGCGCATCCAGCCGGGAATCTCATGGTGACTGTCGCGCATCCACGCCACCATCGCGCTCAGGACGTCCGCCAGAAGCGGAATCTGCAGCAAGCCGACGCAGACGATGATCGTGGGATAGATCAAACTCAATCCGACGGCGCGGCGCAACTCGGTCATCCGCCGCGCGGCGAGCGCCACGCCTTCCAGCGCCTCGGCCAATCGTCCCGAGCGCACACCCGCGCGGAGCGCAGCGCGAAACACGGCCGGCGCGCGCAACTTAGGATCGTCGAGCGCCTGTTCCAACGAGTGGCCTGCGGCGAGTTGCCGGCTGACCGACTCGGTGAGTTCCGCGGGGCGTCGTGGCAGATCGCGTGCCAGCCGGACCAGTCCCGGCTCTAACGGCACGCGCGCCCGGACCAGCGCCGCGAGCTCTTCGTAGAGCGCGGCGAAATCTTCAACCTGGCTAGCGGAGTGCGGGGGCATGCGCGATCCAGCGGGCGGCTCCCGCTAGAAGTTAACTGCCGCTCTCAGCAGCGCCGGCGCGACGCCAGCCAAGCACACGGCGAACTTCCTCCGGTGAGGTGACGCCGCTCTCGACTAGCGCTAGCGAGCGCTGCCAACGATCGATCAGTCCGCACTCTTTCGCTCGCGCCTCCAGCCGCGCCGCGTCCTCGCGCGCGAGGATTCCCGAGCCGAGCAAACTGTCTCCCGGCACGATCATTTCCGCGACGAGCGCGCGACCCGCGTAGCCTGTCTGGCGACAGGCGTCGCATCCTTGAGGAAGCGAAAACCGGCGGACCGGCAATCCCAGAGCCTGTTCCGTATCGTGTCCTGGCCGCGCACAGCCGCAAAGCCGGCGGACCAGACGTTGGTTAACGATAGCCAAAACGCCGCTGCGTAGCAAATATGGCTCCAGCTCCATTTCCAAAAGTCGGCTGATCGCGCTCACCGCGCTGCCGGCGTGAAACGTGCTCAGCACCAAATGCCCCGTCAGCGCGGCCTGAAACGCGGTCCGCGCGGTCAAGGCGTCGCGAATCTCGCCGATCAGCATCACCTCGGGATCTTGTCGGAGCATAAACCGCAACGCTTCGGCAAGGTCCAAGCCCGCGTGCTCGTTCACTTGCGTCTGCGCGACCCCCGCCACGGCGACCTCGATCGGATCCTCGACCGACACCAGGTTCCGCGCATCGCCATGCCGGGCGCGCAGCTCGCGCAGACAGGCATAGGCGGTGGTCGTTTTGCCGCTACCTGCCGGGCCGGTAATCAGAATCGCCCCGGAATTCTCCGCCAGCAACTCGGACAAGCGCACCGCGATGTCTTCCGGCAAGCGCAAATCGTCGAGCCGCAACAGCCGATCTTCCGTATTGAACAGCCGCACGACCGCCTTTTCGCCGAACAGCGTGGGAAACGTGCTCAGCCGCAGATCCAGCGTTGCTCCCTCCACCGTCGATTCCGCAGCCCTCGGCGCGCGAATCCGTCCTTCTTGCGGCACATCCGTCCGATACGTCAGCAAATCGGCCAGCACCTTGAGCCGCGCCACGACCTGCGCCGCAGCCGCCGCCGGATACACGCCGACCACCTGGAGCACGCCGTCCAGCCGCCAGCGCAGTTGCAAGCCATCCTGCGTGGGCTGCAAATGGAGATCACTTGCTCGGGCTTCCCGCGCGGCGGCCAGCAAGGCCTCGACAAACAACACCGCGTACTCCGGATGCGTGACCGGAAGGGCGCTGAGCTGTTGATGAAGTTGCGCGATGGACACGAGTGATTTGGCGGAACGCTAGCTCGCGTCGTCTTGCTCCACCCCTTTGATTGACTTCAGAAAGTCATCCATCGAAGCAAACCGGTCGACCGGGTTGCGGGCGATGCACTTCATGATCGCTTTGCCCAGCGTGGGATGGATCGTGGGCCGGGCGCGGGCGATATCCTTCGGCTCGAAGTTGGCGTGTTGCATCGCCGCTTGTCCCGTCACGCCACGTTCCCAGGGGAGATCGTAGGTAAACATCTCGTAGGCCGTGACGCCGAACGAGAAGATATCCACCCGTTGGTCCGTGCCCTGCCTTTTGACAATCTCCGGCGCCATGTAATTCGGCGTCCCGGTCCGGTTGCCCGGCTGCATGAACTCTTTGGTAGCCGGCAGCGTCAGGCCGAAGTCGATCAGCTTGAGTTCCGTCACTTCGGCCGTCGTCGCCATCAGATTCCGCGGGCAGATATCGCGGTGGATGTAGCCGGC
This window encodes:
- a CDS encoding type II secretion system F family protein yields the protein MTNLLIIMAIGCVLALLSVGLFLLARWCELRSTNSAWSFSVLLMRLVANVLCLLALIAFFNVNVLALILVITVMIFDGVARRRLDRETLVWIMALTMARKMPLAGSVSAFAGECRGGYRWRVLRFAQRLQAGQSLSVALAQDQGVLGGLLTPDGAAAVCVGTACGDLPGALREAARVANLKRPFWQELGTRSIYLAQLLAITVGMTAWFMYFVIPALEKIFWDFDAKLPQVTQDLIRYSRMAPTVLMFTLLALIVLAPLAFLLIAFAQFDVPWLGGWLRRRHTPSLLRALAGVVERNQPLPLALDALAKSYPARSVRMRLKKVAEAMYGGAIGWQPWARCGIVNAADAAVLDAAERVGNLPWALRALAESQDRRRGYRLQVALQFVWPFAILAIGLVVGFIVVAGMMPLIELITKEAFTR
- a CDS encoding type II secretion system F family protein → MSIQTPKSPWDSSARDEKPRRVWFGQQLSDEDSAELVRQIAQLAERGLPLPAGLRALGAEQPSARLRRALGELAGQLEGGKSLCEALDQLGPLVPPSVRALLLAGIKSGRFVEVVEEHLHNRARLGELQRRMRNLLIYPGLLVIVCMVALVLMERFVISQFRDMFEEFSRALPPLTQGVLMVSSGVAYFIVGAAAALAATWALLLLGSRSAFRRRLAYRLPLIGRLWRFTVLAQFTRLAALLVRHSVPLPDALHLSAGATGDPELRRSVGQVVTALLAGKPLGARLAADRSLPAGLAQVIAWGEDQNSLGEALLLAGEMYEARAVGQLTFTAMIAPALGLTIALFFFGLIVIAMMLPLIELLETLA
- a CDS encoding type II secretion system F family protein → MPPHSASQVEDFAALYEELAALVRARVPLEPGLVRLARDLPRRPAELTESVSRQLAAGHSLEQALDDPKLRAPAVFRAALRAGVRSGRLAEALEGVALAARRMTELRRAVGLSLIYPTIIVCVGLLQIPLLADVLSAMVAWMRDSHHEIPGWMRFFEAWSERRIGWWIAIPAVVALILLLWSAVSGAGIVRGGWRTAVFRCLPWVRAAIDNARRAHFSDQLALLVENGVPLGESLRLAAEATVDPRLKADALAGAAAIEAGRPLAEVCADEGAFTPLLRWLMGSAAANQTLGRSMRHAAETYQHRAVANAELAKICLPSLLTALVGGGVTAALMLLVVYPWTQLLQQIVK
- a CDS encoding ATPase, T2SS/T4P/T4SS family is translated as MSIAQLHQQLSALPVTHPEYAVLFVEALLAAAREARASDLHLQPTQDGLQLRWRLDGVLQVVGVYPAAAAAQVVARLKVLADLLTYRTDVPQEGRIRAPRAAESTVEGATLDLRLSTFPTLFGEKAVVRLFNTEDRLLRLDDLRLPEDIAVRLSELLAENSGAILITGPAGSGKTTTAYACLRELRARHGDARNLVSVEDPIEVAVAGVAQTQVNEHAGLDLAEALRFMLRQDPEVMLIGEIRDALTARTAFQAALTGHLVLSTFHAGSAVSAISRLLEMELEPYLLRSGVLAIVNQRLVRRLCGCARPGHDTEQALGLPVRRFSLPQGCDACRQTGYAGRALVAEMIVPGDSLLGSGILAREDAARLEARAKECGLIDRWQRSLALVESGVTSPEEVRRVLGWRRAGAAESGS
- a CDS encoding serine/threonine-protein kinase — encoded protein: MGLLDSFKKALSGGKVDVQKRFEFLREAISGTMSSFNMVRDRQTGEIVGLKILDKEKTAAFEERLRGLKRPPEGEIATAIAHPRIVKTLEYGITTRGEQFLVMEFIGGPGLNSLLIARSPLMEGKRLTLTRQAAEAVAAVHKAGYIHRDICPRNLMATTAEVTELKLIDFGLTLPATKEFMQPGNRTGTPNYMAPEIVKRQGTDQRVDIFSFGVTAYEMFTYDLPWERGVTGQAAMQHANFEPKDIARARPTIHPTLGKAIMKCIARNPVDRFASMDDFLKSIKGVEQDDAS